One region of Ictalurus furcatus strain D&B chromosome 17, Billie_1.0, whole genome shotgun sequence genomic DNA includes:
- the slc13a5b gene encoding Na(+)/citrate cotransporter isoform X2, producing MFIKTMSEATSKTAYYSTEKHISLHLEMSPILKSIWTLKNGIIIFFTPLILLPLPLYVGTTEASCAYVISLMAVYWCTEALPLAVTSLLPALLFPLFGIMKSKQVCIQYLKDTNMLFVSGLMVAVAVEHWNLHKRIALRVLLFVGVRPALLMLGFMGVTAFLSMWISNTATTAMMVPIVQAVLEQLNNQEIETIPLNSSVEPNQASDTQNNESAKQKHGQVVLSGLNMSTEATRHQEAAERKQICKGMTLCVCYAASIGGTATLTGTGPNLVLKGQMNQLFPQNGDVINFASWFGFAFPNMIIMLASSWLWLQFLFMGFNFRKTWGCKAVKTEKEIAAYNVIREQHRLLGPMTFGEFSVLALFILLVVLWFTRDPGFVAGWATHTFNSEAEYVTDATVAVFIAVLLFILPSTPPMFCCWPTASPGPALLTWEVAQRKMPWNIVLLLGGGFALAKGSEESGLSRWMGNHLTPLHSIPPWAIAIVLCLLISTFTECTSNVATATLFLPVLASMSHSIGMNPLYVMVPCTLSASFAFMLPVATPPNAIVFSYGYLKVSDMARAGIMMNIIGIFCITVAINTWGKAMFHLDTFPTWANSTGL from the exons ATGTTCATCAAAACAATGAGTGAGGCTACGTCCAAAACTGCATACTACTCTACTGAAAAGCAT ATCTCTCTTCATTTGGAGATGTCACCCATACTGAAATCCATCTGGACCTTAAAGAATGGcataattattttctttacgCCTCTAATACTGCTTCCACTTCCACTATATGTGGGAACAACG GAGGCCAGCTGTGCTTACGTGATCTCACTGATGGCAGTGTACTGGTGTACAGAAGCTCTCCCTCTGGCTGTGACTTCTCTGCTGCCTGCTCTCCTCTTTCCTCTGTTCGGCATCATGAAGTCAAAACAG GTGTGCATTCAATATCTGAAGGACACTAATATGTTATTTGTGAGTGGCCTAATGGTGGCAGTAGCTGTCGAGCACTGGAACCTACACAAGCGCATTGCTCTCCGAGTGCTGCTCTTCGTAGGAGTGCGTCCAGCACT GCTAATGCTAGGGTTCATGGGTGTTACAGCTTTCCTCTCCATGTGGATCAGTAACACCGCAACCACAGCGATGATGGTTCCCATAGTGCAGGCAGTCCTGGAGCAACTGAACAACCAGGAAATAGAAACAATCCCGCTCAACTCCAGCGTGGAGCCCAACCAGGCTTCAGACACACAAAACAATGAGTCTGCTAAACAAAAACACGGGCAAG TGGTATTAAGTGGTCTGAACATGTCAACTGAAGCAACCAGGCATCAAGAAGCAGCAGAGAGAAAACAGATATGTAAAGGCATGACGTTGTGTGTGTGCTATGCTGCCAGCATTGGGGGAACGGCCACGCTCACAGGCACAGGCCCTAACCTGGTACTCAAGGGACAAATGAACCA ACTGTTTCCGCAGAATGGTGATGTCATCAATTTTGCATCCTGGTTTGGCTTTGCATTTCCAAACATGATCATAATGCTAGCTTCATCCTGGCTGTGGCTGCAGTTTCTTTTCATGGGGTTCAA CTTCAGGAAGACATGGGGTTGCAAGGCAgtgaagacagagaaagagattgcGGCGTATAATGTGATCCGAGAGCAGCACCGGCTGCTGGGACCCATGACATTTGGAGAGTTTAGTGTGTTGGCTCTCTTCATTCTACTTGTGGTCCTGTGGTTCACCCGGGATCCCGGATTTGTGGCCGGCTgggccacacacacattcaactcAGAGGCTGA GTATGTGACAGATGCCACGGTGGCAGTTTTCATCGCTGTGCTTCTTTTCATTCTGCCATCAACACCACCAATGTTCTGTTGCTGGCCAACAGCTAGTCCTGGTCCAG CTCTGCTTACATGGGAGGTAGCTCAGAGGAAAATGCCCTGGAACATAGTTCTGCTCCTTGGGGGAGGATTTGCACTGGCCAAAGGGAGTGAG GAATCAGGTCTTTCCCGGTGGATGGGAAATCATTTAACACCTCTGCATAGTATTCCTCCTTGGGCCATAGCCATTGTCCTCTGTCTCCTGATATCCACTTTCACTGAGTGCACCAGCAATGTGGCCACAGCTACCCTCTTCCTCCCTGTCCTGGCCTCTATG tCACACTCCATTGGAATGAACCCCTTGTATGTCATGGTGCCCTGCACACTCAGTGCCTCTTTTGCCTTCATGTTACCCGTGGCAACACCCCCCAATGCTATTGTATTCTCCTATGGCTACCTCAAGGTGTCGGACATG GCAAGGGCCGGCATAATGATGAACATTATAGGAATCTTCTGCATCACAGTGGCCATCAACACCTGGGGAAAGGCAATGTTCCATTTGGACACTTTCCCTACATGGGCCAACAGCACAGGCTTGTGA
- the slc13a5b gene encoding Na(+)/citrate cotransporter isoform X1, whose translation MFIKTMSEATSKTAYYSTEKHISLHLEMSPILKSIWTLKNGIIIFFTPLILLPLPLYVGTTEASCAYVISLMAVYWCTEALPLAVTSLLPALLFPLFGIMKSKQVCIQYLKDTNMLFVSGLMVAVAVEHWNLHKRIALRVLLFVGVRPALLMLGFMGVTAFLSMWISNTATTAMMVPIVQAVLEQLNNQEIETIPLNSSVEPNQASDTQNNESAKQKHGQAVVLSGLNMSTEATRHQEAAERKQICKGMTLCVCYAASIGGTATLTGTGPNLVLKGQMNQLFPQNGDVINFASWFGFAFPNMIIMLASSWLWLQFLFMGFNFRKTWGCKAVKTEKEIAAYNVIREQHRLLGPMTFGEFSVLALFILLVVLWFTRDPGFVAGWATHTFNSEAEYVTDATVAVFIAVLLFILPSTPPMFCCWPTASPGPALLTWEVAQRKMPWNIVLLLGGGFALAKGSEESGLSRWMGNHLTPLHSIPPWAIAIVLCLLISTFTECTSNVATATLFLPVLASMSHSIGMNPLYVMVPCTLSASFAFMLPVATPPNAIVFSYGYLKVSDMARAGIMMNIIGIFCITVAINTWGKAMFHLDTFPTWANSTGL comes from the exons ATGTTCATCAAAACAATGAGTGAGGCTACGTCCAAAACTGCATACTACTCTACTGAAAAGCAT ATCTCTCTTCATTTGGAGATGTCACCCATACTGAAATCCATCTGGACCTTAAAGAATGGcataattattttctttacgCCTCTAATACTGCTTCCACTTCCACTATATGTGGGAACAACG GAGGCCAGCTGTGCTTACGTGATCTCACTGATGGCAGTGTACTGGTGTACAGAAGCTCTCCCTCTGGCTGTGACTTCTCTGCTGCCTGCTCTCCTCTTTCCTCTGTTCGGCATCATGAAGTCAAAACAG GTGTGCATTCAATATCTGAAGGACACTAATATGTTATTTGTGAGTGGCCTAATGGTGGCAGTAGCTGTCGAGCACTGGAACCTACACAAGCGCATTGCTCTCCGAGTGCTGCTCTTCGTAGGAGTGCGTCCAGCACT GCTAATGCTAGGGTTCATGGGTGTTACAGCTTTCCTCTCCATGTGGATCAGTAACACCGCAACCACAGCGATGATGGTTCCCATAGTGCAGGCAGTCCTGGAGCAACTGAACAACCAGGAAATAGAAACAATCCCGCTCAACTCCAGCGTGGAGCCCAACCAGGCTTCAGACACACAAAACAATGAGTCTGCTAAACAAAAACACGGGCAAG CAGTGGTATTAAGTGGTCTGAACATGTCAACTGAAGCAACCAGGCATCAAGAAGCAGCAGAGAGAAAACAGATATGTAAAGGCATGACGTTGTGTGTGTGCTATGCTGCCAGCATTGGGGGAACGGCCACGCTCACAGGCACAGGCCCTAACCTGGTACTCAAGGGACAAATGAACCA ACTGTTTCCGCAGAATGGTGATGTCATCAATTTTGCATCCTGGTTTGGCTTTGCATTTCCAAACATGATCATAATGCTAGCTTCATCCTGGCTGTGGCTGCAGTTTCTTTTCATGGGGTTCAA CTTCAGGAAGACATGGGGTTGCAAGGCAgtgaagacagagaaagagattgcGGCGTATAATGTGATCCGAGAGCAGCACCGGCTGCTGGGACCCATGACATTTGGAGAGTTTAGTGTGTTGGCTCTCTTCATTCTACTTGTGGTCCTGTGGTTCACCCGGGATCCCGGATTTGTGGCCGGCTgggccacacacacattcaactcAGAGGCTGA GTATGTGACAGATGCCACGGTGGCAGTTTTCATCGCTGTGCTTCTTTTCATTCTGCCATCAACACCACCAATGTTCTGTTGCTGGCCAACAGCTAGTCCTGGTCCAG CTCTGCTTACATGGGAGGTAGCTCAGAGGAAAATGCCCTGGAACATAGTTCTGCTCCTTGGGGGAGGATTTGCACTGGCCAAAGGGAGTGAG GAATCAGGTCTTTCCCGGTGGATGGGAAATCATTTAACACCTCTGCATAGTATTCCTCCTTGGGCCATAGCCATTGTCCTCTGTCTCCTGATATCCACTTTCACTGAGTGCACCAGCAATGTGGCCACAGCTACCCTCTTCCTCCCTGTCCTGGCCTCTATG tCACACTCCATTGGAATGAACCCCTTGTATGTCATGGTGCCCTGCACACTCAGTGCCTCTTTTGCCTTCATGTTACCCGTGGCAACACCCCCCAATGCTATTGTATTCTCCTATGGCTACCTCAAGGTGTCGGACATG GCAAGGGCCGGCATAATGATGAACATTATAGGAATCTTCTGCATCACAGTGGCCATCAACACCTGGGGAAAGGCAATGTTCCATTTGGACACTTTCCCTACATGGGCCAACAGCACAGGCTTGTGA
- the slc13a5b gene encoding Na(+)/citrate cotransporter isoform X3: MFIKTMSEATSKTAYYSTEKHEASCAYVISLMAVYWCTEALPLAVTSLLPALLFPLFGIMKSKQVCIQYLKDTNMLFVSGLMVAVAVEHWNLHKRIALRVLLFVGVRPALLMLGFMGVTAFLSMWISNTATTAMMVPIVQAVLEQLNNQEIETIPLNSSVEPNQASDTQNNESAKQKHGQAVVLSGLNMSTEATRHQEAAERKQICKGMTLCVCYAASIGGTATLTGTGPNLVLKGQMNQLFPQNGDVINFASWFGFAFPNMIIMLASSWLWLQFLFMGFNFRKTWGCKAVKTEKEIAAYNVIREQHRLLGPMTFGEFSVLALFILLVVLWFTRDPGFVAGWATHTFNSEAEYVTDATVAVFIAVLLFILPSTPPMFCCWPTASPGPALLTWEVAQRKMPWNIVLLLGGGFALAKGSEESGLSRWMGNHLTPLHSIPPWAIAIVLCLLISTFTECTSNVATATLFLPVLASMSHSIGMNPLYVMVPCTLSASFAFMLPVATPPNAIVFSYGYLKVSDMARAGIMMNIIGIFCITVAINTWGKAMFHLDTFPTWANSTGL; the protein is encoded by the exons ATGTTCATCAAAACAATGAGTGAGGCTACGTCCAAAACTGCATACTACTCTACTGAAAAGCAT GAGGCCAGCTGTGCTTACGTGATCTCACTGATGGCAGTGTACTGGTGTACAGAAGCTCTCCCTCTGGCTGTGACTTCTCTGCTGCCTGCTCTCCTCTTTCCTCTGTTCGGCATCATGAAGTCAAAACAG GTGTGCATTCAATATCTGAAGGACACTAATATGTTATTTGTGAGTGGCCTAATGGTGGCAGTAGCTGTCGAGCACTGGAACCTACACAAGCGCATTGCTCTCCGAGTGCTGCTCTTCGTAGGAGTGCGTCCAGCACT GCTAATGCTAGGGTTCATGGGTGTTACAGCTTTCCTCTCCATGTGGATCAGTAACACCGCAACCACAGCGATGATGGTTCCCATAGTGCAGGCAGTCCTGGAGCAACTGAACAACCAGGAAATAGAAACAATCCCGCTCAACTCCAGCGTGGAGCCCAACCAGGCTTCAGACACACAAAACAATGAGTCTGCTAAACAAAAACACGGGCAAG CAGTGGTATTAAGTGGTCTGAACATGTCAACTGAAGCAACCAGGCATCAAGAAGCAGCAGAGAGAAAACAGATATGTAAAGGCATGACGTTGTGTGTGTGCTATGCTGCCAGCATTGGGGGAACGGCCACGCTCACAGGCACAGGCCCTAACCTGGTACTCAAGGGACAAATGAACCA ACTGTTTCCGCAGAATGGTGATGTCATCAATTTTGCATCCTGGTTTGGCTTTGCATTTCCAAACATGATCATAATGCTAGCTTCATCCTGGCTGTGGCTGCAGTTTCTTTTCATGGGGTTCAA CTTCAGGAAGACATGGGGTTGCAAGGCAgtgaagacagagaaagagattgcGGCGTATAATGTGATCCGAGAGCAGCACCGGCTGCTGGGACCCATGACATTTGGAGAGTTTAGTGTGTTGGCTCTCTTCATTCTACTTGTGGTCCTGTGGTTCACCCGGGATCCCGGATTTGTGGCCGGCTgggccacacacacattcaactcAGAGGCTGA GTATGTGACAGATGCCACGGTGGCAGTTTTCATCGCTGTGCTTCTTTTCATTCTGCCATCAACACCACCAATGTTCTGTTGCTGGCCAACAGCTAGTCCTGGTCCAG CTCTGCTTACATGGGAGGTAGCTCAGAGGAAAATGCCCTGGAACATAGTTCTGCTCCTTGGGGGAGGATTTGCACTGGCCAAAGGGAGTGAG GAATCAGGTCTTTCCCGGTGGATGGGAAATCATTTAACACCTCTGCATAGTATTCCTCCTTGGGCCATAGCCATTGTCCTCTGTCTCCTGATATCCACTTTCACTGAGTGCACCAGCAATGTGGCCACAGCTACCCTCTTCCTCCCTGTCCTGGCCTCTATG tCACACTCCATTGGAATGAACCCCTTGTATGTCATGGTGCCCTGCACACTCAGTGCCTCTTTTGCCTTCATGTTACCCGTGGCAACACCCCCCAATGCTATTGTATTCTCCTATGGCTACCTCAAGGTGTCGGACATG GCAAGGGCCGGCATAATGATGAACATTATAGGAATCTTCTGCATCACAGTGGCCATCAACACCTGGGGAAAGGCAATGTTCCATTTGGACACTTTCCCTACATGGGCCAACAGCACAGGCTTGTGA